Below is a window of Helicoverpa zea isolate HzStark_Cry1AcR unplaced genomic scaffold, ilHelZeax1.1 pri_000016Farrow_1_scaff_4_deb, whole genome shotgun sequence DNA.
ACTCCCCAAGCATATATGCAGTAAATCACGAAGTAGATAGGATCTTCTTTCCGCCGAATTAGAGCGCTTTTAATATTCCTTCAAAACCAAattacaaagtaaaataatacataattatacagaTAGATTCATTtatatatcataaaatatttgtaccAAAATGTTCTACATATGTCGAAGGATAAGACATTGATCCAGAAGAAAGACGCCAAGAGGAAGAAGTAGATGGACATAGCTGAAACATACAAAAGTTATGTTACTTTTCACCAACAATcacttaacgtttccctaactaagtgtcacttagaataagggctcccccaatactTAAAGGTTATAatggacacttaaactttggtgaaaacgaaattcatattaagtgttccctaaatgctcttaggggatcccttaatttaggtatttgttgatgAAAATAGGCACAAGTATTGTATTTGAccttctatatttttatttgaacaatttAGCAATATGATAAAACGATCGGACTTACTGTATCGAATACAAGATCCTTCGGTGagcttatttatttgaatgataGACATCAGAAGAAAGGCTATAAACAGGTTACCGACAGTCGCCATTACTATTTTCCCGACCACGTTATGGAGCTCTGGTAGTAAGATGTAGACTATCAGCACCAATAGCAAACAGAAACAAGAAATGAAGGTAGCTGCAAGGAAGAGTGTAAAACTATGAGGACATTGGAATTGAAGACATGAGGAGGTAATGCAAATACGTGGTTTAATATtatgtgtgtttatttttgccATCATCTGCCTTGCCATTTCCTAACTATCTTGGGATCGGCTTaaagtctaaacggatgcagctgagtaacagtttTTTTGAAGGAGCGACTTTAATAGGTGTCATTTTTATGTACTCATGAAAGCCATTGagaaacttatttttaaaattatatatatgttacagccaaagtaataagtccgcatattatacatattatctagctattatttataatatttactcaatttggataaggtgataattgacacagaatgAATCAtattaactagcaattttatataatatctccatagacttagataatgtaataaaacaagtaggtaaagattattatttcattttgactAACTAAAGTGCctggtagctgaccttaatataattcaAAAAGGCTAGTTAGCACAGTGCAGGGCACCccataatagtagcgaaaagTCCCCTCTTTAAAGTGTGGCTCGGGCCACTGTACGCACGGCCCGGAGTGTGCCCTGCccgggaagggcaccgccgtgtcctcgtcgaggcagtcggcagcggcgacctctcgcgcccGGCCCTGGCTCAAGCcaaggtccggggcgagaggtacTGGGATGCCATCGTCTCCTTCTGtgtggtcgagagacgactcccagcCACCGTAGACGTGGGCCTGTGCAATGAGTTCGGGTGCCTCGGCCTTCCGTCTCCTGGGAGACACGGACCCAtctcggcggcgcgcgttgttcaaCACGTGGGTTTAAGCCACTAACAGTCTGACCTCAAGCTGCACGCTCTCGCTCACGCTCTCTgagtccctcacgctgctctccCACCgtgggaggaatcatttgatgatttatcataaaaagagTCGATAATAACTTGAGCCGTTTCTAAGAATTAGTAAGTAGTCAGATgattataccatatttattactttggctaactttgaccagctattatgaattAGATCCAGATTAAGTGATTAATCTATCACACTGTCTAGTCAATCTGGGTATTATATACAATGaccagtcatcatcatcatcatcatcatctcagccataggacgtccactgctgaacataggcctccccctttgatctccacagatacctgttggaccagtcattatgtataatatatatttaatcactttggctgtaacatatataaaaaaacttaccGCATGTCGTGTAAAGACTACTTTCAATGAATTCTTCGTTAGGCAGGATTGCCCAGAATCTAGGAGTGATTCCACCGGGGTCTGCCACATGATAGTCAACGCAGTAGTTGCCTTGTGGTACTGCAAACCAGCGATTGTATGCGTTTGGAACCTCCAGTGTAAGGACACCGCTCTGAAATCAAATTGGTGACCATTAAAGCAAAATCCATCAAAAAAGTTCTAGTTGTTTGTCTCTGATGTACTTTTCTAATGCTGAATCAACCTTTAAATATGCAATTCATTCTTTAACCTCATAAGCCCATATGACACCACGCATAGTCAAGactaatgaaatatgtatacctaagCATTGGACGGCTACTAAGGAGCTGATCAAACGATCTGGAGAAAGTCGCAGATAGGCTGTACTGGAACCAAGTCCTTTTCCAACCAGTTCTTTTCGAATTCAAAGGGAGCAGTTTACGCTCAGCAGTGGATATCCTACGTCTACAGATTTAAGAGTAAGCactataatcaaataaaaagatCATCAAAACACATACGTACCTCAGTcagataaatgttaaaattcaataaagtaACATCCAGTGCGTTTTTTCTAAAGGCTTCATCTTCAAATTTCTTCGTGATCAGACTGAAAACCTCTTGAAGTGACTTCCCTGTACTGTTTAATGCTTTGTCATATACTTTGATGTTGGAAAAGGTTAGCGTTTCGTTGTAGTCCACACAAATTCTCTTCTTCCCCACATAACGGTCGGTGGAGCAGCATTTATGAATAAGTTTTTCAAAACGACTGCTCTGGGCTCTTTGAGAGTCTTTCACAAAGTAAATAGCGTTTGTACTGACTGTAAATACTAACAACACATTTATTACGACTAAAAGCACCATCATGCGACGTGCGATTGACCTGATGTCTGTACAATTTATGAATAATTGCTGTTATGAAGTATAAAGGCATCTATTAAATtagtaaaatatgttttgcatttGCTCTTGCAAGATAAAGTGGTTATTACATAGTATGAGGATAATGGTAATTTTAGCTATGTAGACATACTTACCGTCTGAATAATAGTAGAGAAGTTGCGTATGAGGTGATTCAGTCCATGCATGTTAGCATGAAGcttgaaataattatattgaCGTCAAATAAAGACCAGTAAGTAGCATAATAACTTCAAacagattattattttatacatatgtacTAAGTATATGAATCATATGTGTGCACTGTGGCAAGGTTTAAACCATCTGACGAATAGTGAAAAAACTATCAAAGGTTATTCGTCATCTCGCCACACTagactcaccacgaatgtgtccagttggtgaaactcaaaatttttacaTACATCATTTCATCAACTAGCCACGTCAAGATTTTCATTTGTgcccagttagtgaaacttaaatgatatcacttttatgttttcgccaaCTGGAATCATTTTAGCATTATACCCGAATTCAAGATAAAAGTATCTACAGTCGAGCACATTCATTTTatgtgtcacaaacatcatcatcGGCTCATTGGTTAAATTAACGATGGTGTAGATCACCCTTAATAGCTCTAGTTGAGAAGGAAACAAAAATGAAATCGttatacttaattttttatttacaaacattataTATAGCTTACGTATTATTTATGATTTAATAATCGCCATCTACTGGCCCATACAATACTGAtccaataggtacctaagttagtattttttttgaccGCAGATATCTATGACAAGCAATTAGCAAAACTACAGCTAATAATTCTAATACTGACAATATTTGGTGAACATTTCACAAATCTCCACCTGGCGTTAAGTGCTTACATGCTAAAGTATTTTTCTATCTAGACTCACAAGTATCTAGTTACAACATAAGCTGGAATTCTGTTACACTTACAATAGAAGCATAAAAAGCATCAACCGTTGCTAAAGATTCTGGTGCAAAAGGTTTTGGTCCTGTAAGTGAAATGATTCTTACGATAGACACTTGTAGCCAATTAGTCAGCATATGGTGTCAGTCGTCAGTCCCAAGCGTCTGTCTCATGCGTAACAGCGCTATCACACCAATGGATTTTCCACGTGGAAATGCTCAATAAGGCATCTATCAGACAGAGAGACGTCACGCGGTCGAGCGTTCCGCGTTCGCGTTCTACTACTTCTACTTCTATTTGACCGACGCGGCCAGAATGCCTCCGGTATGTAGCGTAATATGACACAAAGAACGCAAAACTAACCTCTTGAAAGCCAGACCGCGTGACCGCTTCCTGTCTGATAGATCCCTAAACACATTCGAGCTACTTAattctaattaataatttaaacgtCGACAAAATGTCCCCTTACGTTTCTTCATATTTccgactagccgttttcccgcggtttcacccgcgtcccttggtaactactgcccgtaccgggataaaatatagcctttgttactcgtggataatgtagctttcgaatggtgaaagaatttttaaaaaccgttcagtagtttttgagcttattcattacaaccaaacaaacaaacaaagttttcctctatataacattagtatagataaatgatatttactttacaaaaacaatgttgaGATCTTTAAAGCGTATTAAATTAGGCATATGTTTTAGACGGCCGTTTCTGGCACGGCACTATAATGATGTGTTTGGCTTGTCGGTCTCACAGACATAGAAACGCTACTTGGATTCGCTTCTTTGCTTCGAAAATTAACAAAAGACGAATGCAAACCTCTTAGCTTTGTCCCCAGACATCtgaaaaaaacaatgtaattgTAACGGATATCATAAAAATCACACACACAATACTCATGGCAggtaggataaaatatagcctgttactcgggaagagtgtggctttacagtgaaagaatttttcatatcggtgaagaagttttggagcctttagggtacaaaaaagcgtataaaaaaaaatgatttccatttattatttaagttcatgattcttaacaatacataaacaaGCGTACCTATAGGAGAAATGCACGTAGGTATAGGTATACTGTAGCATATTCCACTTACCGTTGACTTTCCTCCAACACTTTCTtcttgcaaacgaatatgatgAATATTGATACTCCTATAAGGATGTTGTAATAATCGGTTATTTGCCACAGCAGTTTGATGTCAGGGTACATGAAACTTATTACTTCTAGCACCCAATTCAAGCCCATCACCACATACAGCTTGGAGTAGAGGATTAATCTGCAATGATAAATATTAGAATGACTTAAAGTATGGTACCATATGAATCGGTCGACAATAAGGTTAAGAAGTGGCTCGTGGTCTAAGAAACAGCCTCCGTAGCCCATCATTGTTAAAATATGCAAGTTtttctgtgtttcggaaggcacgtgaAATGCGTTGATCCCAGTTATTATTTGTCCATTTATTTGTGCCAGAAATTCTGACAATCTGTCTTACCAATGAATATCGGTTTGTCTGTTCCACCTAGTTGGTAAAAGGTTTGGCAGATAATGCGTTGACTCCATTTTCATGTTTAATATATGAGTTCTTTTGCGCATAAGCAGAAAACTATCCTAATATTAGGTAAAAAAGATACTTACTGGTTCTTCAGTTGACGATGTTTCTGCTGACTGCCTGCAGCCGCCGTGTCCAGCACATTCGTCCGTCGATTGTGGGACAAAAAGCCCAACAAGGTCATTACGAAGAACAACCAATTGCAGAAGTTCAGTATCAGCAAAGGGTAATACAGGTACAGGAGTTTGACACCACCTATGAGAATACAGGGTTATAAGATCAACATCACCATCATATCAAATTATTTCTGAACGTTGAACCTAGGTTTCTCACAATGAACTCAACATACAGGTCTTGGGCAGCTCACATCCATCCACTGCCCGCCAccttttttaattatataccAAGAGAGAACTTAAAGCGAAACAGTGATTGCGCGATGGTATACTTTGATTGCGAATATGGTCCATATCATATACATGGATTATTATATAGCAATTAAGCAGTTCTAACATGGTtaaaagttgtggtggcctagtgggtaaagaatcaacctctcaaccaatgcaacttttctaagtttaagtttagaagccgaccccaacatagctttcgcggaaaaggctcgggagatgatgatgatggaaacgTTCATGCGCGAGTACGCCCTGCACTAAGCGGGTCTTTTAGGCGTTAAAGCCACTGCAGCACACCCCGTGTCGCATAGCGCGGGATGCAATTATGACAATTTACATAGAAATCACACCTGGCACAACACACAACCAGGGAAAAATCTGCCTTCCTGGCTACGTGACGAGGCGCGGCGCAGTGGGTGGAGCACCTTATTTGGATTtttgtatacaaggtgttgatttgcacttgtgccatacttcaggaggaggatataaaatacgtaaataatcgattggaattacagttgaccggaaatagctaatatgcactgctttttttgtcattgtgatgtcgtagtatttcagaagttatccaattttatgaataatctttgcgtatgctttgtgtttgcgtttgtgtgagggcgcaacacggttttaaggccagtaacacacgcgccaagtttaaatacggctagatgacattaacgaaattccgaaaaaaaaaatgtaccaatttttttgttgatttgggtcgagaatcattagcataattacgtccttgaatatggcacggatgtaAATCAATAGCTTGTATAACGGGTcatgtcgtacctaatcacattaaattctatcacatatattttatgatattctgtggcaaattgtaaaaaaaaataccaaatccAATCATTTGTTTCCCCCACAGAGCtcatttttcagttttcataatttacaacatcatgtgtaaagcagagatgaagttaggagtatcgactgttttgaccagttgacagccgTCAGTTTTCGAGGGAGAATTtctattgtttgtaatgactgactcttatacgGTGTTCTAATTGTCGCAGatttttatctagacacacggcagtgtgtccgccaagttcgagcaaaaaaagcgacacaccggccgtgggttatattacacgaaccatttcgggccaaattcgacccccctgtaactcaaaatctattttatttacgcatatcaaatttctagtgtctgttgagaccccctcacttatctaaaatacaaaatttcattaatatacctattgtaggtcttgagatattgccgtcagaaaatcgctatttttactatacactcactgactgactgactcactcatcaaaaacctagaccacttccaatggtcgtattgactt
It encodes the following:
- the LOC124645532 gene encoding probable G-protein coupled receptor Mth-like 4, with protein sequence MMVLLVVINVLLVFTVSTNAIYFVKDSQRAQSSRFEKLIHKCCSTDRYVGKKRICVDYNETLTFSNIKVYDKALNSTGKSLQEVFSLITKKFEDEAFRKNALDVTLLNFNIYLTESGVLTLEVPNAYNRWFAVPQGNYCVDYHVADPGGITPRFWAILPNEEFIESSLYTTCATFISCFCLLLVLIVYILLPELHNVVGKIVMATVGNLFIAFLLMSIIQINKLTEGSCIRYTMSIYFFLLASFFWINVLSFDICRTFWNIKSALIRRKEDPIYFVIYCIYAWGVPLLMTIGLGVLNTADMRDRPWFVTPRIPEYGCFLQGGVKLLYLYLPMLILTGFNWIFYLITVYNIYMVRRAVSGAYTNKGDSNVALFRKLSILMGLNWVLEFVNYMYPSLKLWYLSDTYNLLIGLALFIIFVCKKRIFSQLVDLYWTDKYYTCPAFLRFSSRRITTNIALRTIRSF